A portion of the Gammaproteobacteria bacterium genome contains these proteins:
- a CDS encoding ABC transporter ATP-binding protein yields MHQPTPLLQLSGLTLRFGGVTALSGLSMEVREAELLALIGPNGAGKTSVLNCISGLYRAQEGSITLTGRDGTLHALNRLPPHRIAALGVARTFQNIELFKHMTVLDNLMLGRHVHMKGGVLSGGIYLGRQRRREIEHRCYVEEVIDFMNLEPLRSAVVGNLAYGNQRLVEMARALALDPHLLLLDEPTAGMNVEEKESMARFILDVHEERGITVVVIDHDIDVIMDISDRVVVLDFGRRIAQGSPEEVRSDPAVIDAYLGHARGENEPVRAERPTLRQG; encoded by the coding sequence TCGGGGGCGTGACCGCGCTCTCGGGGCTCAGCATGGAGGTGCGCGAGGCCGAACTGCTCGCGCTGATCGGGCCCAACGGGGCGGGCAAGACCAGCGTCCTGAACTGCATTTCCGGACTCTACCGCGCGCAGGAGGGGAGCATCACCCTGACCGGCCGCGACGGGACCTTGCACGCGCTCAACCGCCTGCCGCCGCACCGCATCGCCGCGCTGGGCGTCGCGCGCACCTTCCAGAACATCGAACTCTTCAAGCACATGACGGTGCTCGACAACCTCATGCTGGGCCGCCACGTGCACATGAAGGGCGGTGTGCTCAGCGGCGGGATCTACCTGGGCCGCCAGCGCCGCCGGGAGATCGAGCATCGGTGCTACGTGGAGGAGGTTATCGACTTCATGAACCTGGAGCCGTTGCGGAGCGCGGTGGTGGGCAACCTAGCCTACGGGAACCAGCGCCTGGTGGAGATGGCGCGCGCGCTGGCGCTCGACCCGCACCTCCTGCTGCTGGACGAGCCCACGGCGGGCATGAACGTCGAGGAGAAGGAGTCGATGGCGCGCTTCATCCTCGACGTGCACGAGGAGCGCGGCATCACCGTGGTGGTCATCGACCATGACATCGACGTGATCATGGACATCTCGGACCGGGTGGTGGTGCTGGACTTCGGGCGGCGGATCGCGCAGGGGAGCCCGGAGGAGGTCAGGAGCGACCCTGCGGTGATCGACGCCTACCTGGGGCACGCGCGGGGAGAGAACGAACCCGTGCGAGCGGAAAGACCAACGTTACGTCAGGGTTGA
- a CDS encoding AMP-binding protein, protein MPPQHSRDTLPGLLARRAASRPDEVALREKEFGIWQEITWTEYLGRVRAFSLGLAELGAEEGDRIAIIGDNRPEWMIAELAAQAAGILPLGLYQDAIADELARMLEAAEARVVVAEDQEQVDKVLEVRDRLPGLEYVVYYDARGMYGYEAPGLMSFGEIEALGERRHERSPHEFSRRLSAVQPADIALLCTTSGTTSIPKLAMLSHENLIVMASQLRTVDAMNPGDEFVSFLPLAWIGEQMVAVASGLLAGFTVNFPEETATARKDMREIGPAFLMSPPRIWENMVSDVQVMAEDTTRLKRWFYGWAMKQGAATAEARFRGRRIGPVRRLAHRLADWTVFHPIRDQLGLNRVRRAYTGGAALGPDVFRFYHAIGVNLKQLYGQTEVSGISVVHRDDDIRFQTVGVPLPRTEIRISDEGEILCRSPAVFQGYFRNPAATAETLEDGWLHSGDAGYFDENGHLVVIDRLADVMKLADGTHFSPQFVENKLKFSPYVAEAVVFGGAGAPFVTAMIAIDMENAGQWAERHRIPYTTFTDLARRSEVYALVREHVAEVNEELPEAARIHRFLLLHKELHADDAELTRTRKVRRRHIANRFADIIGALQREAESVTVATEITYQDGRTAAVEHDLRIETMDT, encoded by the coding sequence GTGCCCCCACAACACTCTCGCGATACGCTCCCCGGCCTGCTCGCCCGACGAGCCGCGAGCCGCCCCGACGAGGTCGCGCTGCGCGAAAAGGAGTTCGGGATCTGGCAGGAGATCACCTGGACGGAGTACCTCGGCCGGGTACGGGCCTTCTCGCTGGGGCTGGCGGAGTTGGGCGCGGAAGAAGGGGACCGCATCGCGATCATCGGCGACAACCGGCCCGAGTGGATGATCGCCGAGCTCGCGGCCCAGGCGGCGGGCATCCTCCCTCTCGGGCTCTACCAGGACGCCATCGCGGACGAACTCGCCCGCATGCTGGAAGCCGCCGAGGCCCGCGTCGTGGTCGCGGAGGACCAGGAGCAGGTCGACAAGGTGCTGGAGGTGCGCGACCGGCTGCCCGGCCTGGAATACGTCGTGTATTACGATGCGCGCGGGATGTACGGGTACGAGGCGCCGGGGCTGATGTCGTTCGGGGAGATCGAGGCGCTGGGGGAGCGGCGGCACGAGCGATCGCCGCACGAGTTCAGCCGGCGACTCTCCGCAGTTCAGCCCGCCGACATCGCGCTGCTGTGCACGACTTCCGGCACGACCAGCATCCCCAAGCTGGCGATGCTCTCGCATGAGAACCTGATCGTGATGGCGTCCCAGTTGCGCACTGTGGATGCGATGAACCCGGGCGACGAATTCGTGTCGTTCCTTCCGCTCGCCTGGATCGGTGAACAGATGGTGGCCGTGGCGAGCGGGCTTCTGGCGGGGTTCACGGTCAACTTCCCCGAGGAGACGGCGACCGCGCGCAAGGACATGCGTGAGATCGGGCCCGCTTTTCTCATGTCGCCCCCGCGCATCTGGGAGAACATGGTCTCGGACGTGCAGGTGATGGCCGAGGACACCACCCGGCTCAAGCGGTGGTTCTACGGCTGGGCCATGAAGCAGGGCGCGGCGACCGCCGAAGCGCGGTTTCGAGGACGGCGCATCGGTCCGGTCCGGCGCCTGGCCCATCGCCTCGCGGACTGGACGGTGTTTCACCCCATCCGCGACCAGCTTGGGCTCAACCGCGTCCGGCGCGCCTATACGGGAGGCGCCGCGCTGGGTCCCGACGTCTTCCGTTTCTATCACGCCATCGGGGTCAACCTGAAGCAGCTCTACGGCCAGACCGAGGTGTCGGGAATCTCGGTGGTGCACCGGGACGACGACATCCGCTTCCAGACCGTGGGGGTGCCGCTGCCCCGCACCGAGATCCGGATTTCGGACGAGGGCGAGATCCTCTGCCGGAGTCCCGCGGTGTTCCAGGGCTACTTCCGCAACCCCGCGGCCACCGCGGAGACGCTTGAAGACGGCTGGCTGCATTCGGGCGACGCCGGCTACTTCGACGAGAATGGCCACCTCGTCGTGATCGATCGCCTGGCCGACGTTATGAAGCTGGCGGACGGGACCCACTTCTCGCCGCAGTTCGTCGAGAACAAGCTCAAGTTCAGTCCCTACGTCGCCGAAGCGGTCGTCTTCGGGGGCGCCGGGGCTCCGTTCGTCACCGCGATGATCGCCATCGACATGGAGAACGCCGGGCAGTGGGCTGAGCGACACCGCATTCCCTACACCACCTTCACGGACCTGGCGCGGCGGAGCGAGGTGTACGCGCTGGTCCGGGAGCACGTCGCTGAAGTGAACGAGGAGCTGCCCGAGGCCGCCCGCATCCATCGCTTCCTGCTTCTGCACAAGGAACTGCACGCCGACGACGCCGAGCTGACCCGCACGCGCAAGGTCCGGCGACGCCATATCGCGAACCGCTTCGCGGACATCATCGGCGCGCTGCAGAGGGAGGCCGAGTCGGTCACGGTAGCGACCGAGATCACGTATCAGGACGGGCGGACTGCCGCGGTGGAGCACGATCTGCGCATCGAGACGATGGATACCTGA
- a CDS encoding AMP-binding protein, with product MTRRDAESRGSVPSGREQDAAADWDALQDRLAARAVAYGAEHSTEIGHRLAGAGMSPGDVAGVADLQAIPVLAKDDLPALQAADPPFGGMLAVAAGSLARIYRSPGPISDPQGTGDDFWRFAAALRTAGFRSGDVVLNSFSYHLTPGGLMLDGGLRAAGCTVIPGGVAATTAQIEAARAAGATGYTGTPQFLLTLLERAEESGEPLGFERALVTGAPLPPSLRARLQDGFGVDVYQAYGTADTGLLGYECAEKDGWHVAPEVVIEVLVPADDRSAGEGEAGQVVVTSPNEVYPLVRFGTGDLSAWKRAPCPCGRPGPRLAGFLGRVGEGVKVKGMFVHPRELAAALGSDPAVARYQAVVTADGARDVFTVRVEAAPGAVVDKTALIARIREAVKIRPVVEVVGARAIPDDARALVDTREELAAGSG from the coding sequence GTGACGCGTCGCGATGCCGAGAGTCGCGGCTCCGTGCCGTCCGGGCGAGAACAGGACGCGGCGGCGGACTGGGACGCGCTGCAGGACCGGCTGGCGGCGCGGGCGGTCGCGTACGGGGCCGAGCACAGCACCGAGATTGGTCACAGGTTGGCGGGCGCGGGGATGTCGCCCGGGGACGTCGCCGGGGTGGCCGACTTACAGGCGATCCCGGTCCTGGCCAAGGACGACCTGCCCGCCCTGCAGGCCGCCGACCCGCCCTTCGGAGGGATGCTCGCGGTGGCGGCCGGGTCGCTCGCGCGTATCTACCGTTCGCCGGGGCCGATCAGCGACCCGCAGGGGACCGGAGACGACTTCTGGCGCTTCGCGGCGGCCCTGCGCACCGCCGGCTTTCGCTCCGGCGATGTGGTGCTGAACAGCTTTTCGTACCACCTCACGCCGGGCGGCCTGATGCTCGACGGGGGACTGCGCGCGGCGGGGTGCACCGTGATCCCCGGGGGCGTGGCCGCCACCACCGCCCAGATCGAGGCCGCGCGCGCGGCGGGCGCCACTGGCTACACCGGCACGCCCCAGTTCCTGCTGACCCTGCTCGAGCGGGCGGAGGAGTCGGGCGAGCCGCTCGGGTTCGAGCGCGCGCTGGTGACCGGCGCGCCGCTGCCACCCTCGTTGCGCGCCCGCCTGCAGGACGGCTTCGGCGTGGACGTCTACCAGGCCTACGGGACCGCGGACACCGGCCTGCTCGGCTACGAGTGCGCCGAGAAGGACGGGTGGCACGTGGCGCCCGAGGTGGTGATCGAGGTCCTGGTGCCCGCCGACGACCGCTCGGCCGGGGAAGGAGAGGCGGGGCAGGTGGTGGTCACCAGCCCCAACGAGGTCTACCCTCTGGTTCGCTTCGGCACCGGCGACCTGTCTGCCTGGAAGCGCGCGCCCTGCCCGTGCGGCCGCCCCGGCCCCCGCCTGGCGGGCTTCCTGGGCCGGGTGGGGGAAGGCGTCAAGGTGAAGGGCATGTTCGTCCACCCCCGCGAGCTGGCGGCGGCGCTGGGGTCCGACCCGGCCGTGGCGCGCTACCAGGCGGTGGTGACCGCCGACGGCGCGCGGGACGTGTTCACCGTGCGAGTCGAGGCGGCCCCCGGGGCCGTGGTCGACAAGACCGCCCTCATCGCCCGCATCCGCGAGGCCGTGAAGATCCGCCCGGTCGTGGAGGTGGTGGGGGCCAGGGCCATCCCCGACGATGCGCGCGCGCTGGTGGACACGCGGGAGGAGTTGGCAGCGGGTTCAGGCTAA
- a CDS encoding branched-chain amino acid ABC transporter permease, translating to MDIFLQLTVSGLSTGMIYALAAAGFVVIYKASDVINFAQGDLLLLGTYLIFFAVAQTGLPWSVGVLVTVLLAVAVALAVERLVLRPLVGEPIISMIMVTIGLSSVLRGAINAIWGPNPRAFESFLPAGDLVIGPAVLSTARVLSIPIALAVLAALGLFFRYTRDGIAMRAIADDQQAALSMGISIPRVFGVAWGLAAASAAIGGIMLGNIVGVSPNVAAIGLRVFPVVILGGLDSIKGAVVGGAIIGLLEVYVGFYVGHGLNLVVPYLVLIMVLMVRPYGLFGKEIIERV from the coding sequence GTGGACATCTTCCTGCAACTGACGGTCTCCGGACTCAGCACGGGGATGATCTACGCCTTGGCGGCGGCGGGCTTCGTGGTCATCTACAAGGCCAGCGACGTCATCAACTTCGCCCAGGGCGACCTGCTCCTCCTCGGGACCTACCTGATCTTCTTCGCGGTGGCGCAGACCGGGCTGCCCTGGAGCGTGGGGGTCCTCGTGACCGTGCTGCTTGCCGTTGCGGTGGCCCTGGCGGTCGAACGCCTGGTGCTGCGGCCCCTGGTGGGCGAGCCCATCATCTCGATGATCATGGTGACCATCGGGCTGTCGTCGGTGCTCCGGGGCGCGATCAACGCCATCTGGGGCCCGAATCCGCGCGCGTTCGAGTCGTTCCTGCCCGCCGGCGACCTCGTCATCGGGCCGGCGGTGCTCTCGACGGCACGGGTGCTCTCCATCCCCATCGCGCTCGCGGTGCTGGCGGCGCTCGGGCTCTTCTTCCGCTACACCCGCGACGGCATCGCTATGCGCGCCATCGCCGACGACCAGCAGGCCGCGCTCAGCATGGGGATCAGCATTCCGCGCGTGTTCGGGGTTGCCTGGGGGCTGGCGGCCGCCTCGGCAGCGATCGGGGGCATCATGCTCGGCAACATCGTGGGGGTGAGCCCGAACGTGGCGGCCATCGGTCTGCGCGTCTTTCCGGTGGTGATCCTGGGCGGGCTGGACTCGATCAAGGGGGCCGTTGTCGGCGGCGCCATCATCGGGCTGCTGGAGGTATACGTCGGCTTTTACGTGGGGCACGGGCTCAACCTGGTGGTCCCCTACCTGGTGCTCATCATGGTGCTGATGGTCCGGCCCTACGGCCTCTTCGGGAAGGAGATCATCGAGCGCGTATGA
- a CDS encoding amino acid permease, with the protein MVAPTVANTDGSPPRGAATTRASAPSGEPSESGHGFGTAPVFLASISTILGAILFLRFGYAVGHVGLWGTMMIIVIGHMVTIPTVLAVSEIATNRRVAGGGAYFIISRSFGTTIGGSIGIALYLSQAISVAFYLVAFAEAFQPILQWIGGRFEVALGLQWVSVPGLAVLVALMLTKGADQGVRVLWVVCGILAAVIGAFLLGSGPEEIRPDGLNLTSTIANPDGFGVVFATCFPAFTGMIAGLGLSGDLKNPMRSIPLGTIGATFAGMAVYALVAIKLAQSATPDALAEDQFIMARIALWGPSIYIGLAAAAFSSALGSVMVAPRTLQALARDRVFPGGKVNELLATGRGEAGEPINATYVSVALAAVFVALGDIDFIAQILSMFFMVTYGTLCSVAFLEYFAGNPSYRPTFRSRWYISLIGAVMCVLMMIQMSAVYALLAMAIMLVIYLGLKRSRRGERDLAAILQGAMFQLVRRLQIMLQKNQSAQQDGGWRPSFVALTQFGDRRVAQFDLLRWISHRHGFGHFVQHMKGEYALDTELAARAQLTKLVKRSDLSRAGTFVDTLIAPSFENAVTQALQYPGISGLPNNSILLEFDQQHPEEIPRLERAMLLAASSRFNVVVLRSSTFRFGYRSSIHVWLTPETLPNAAMMLMLAYIIVGHPEWRTAEIRVFACIGTDGDAHEADRLSALVDQGRLPIGRKNIETLPVESQARIESEVEYRSSDADLVIAGISAEQMKGGSLTDVLQSHRAANDIVFVHAVEEIVID; encoded by the coding sequence ATGGTCGCGCCAACGGTAGCAAACACCGACGGAAGTCCGCCTCGCGGAGCGGCGACGACTCGCGCGTCCGCCCCCTCGGGCGAGCCCTCCGAGTCCGGTCACGGCTTCGGCACAGCCCCCGTCTTCCTGGCGTCGATCAGCACGATCCTGGGCGCCATCCTCTTCCTGCGGTTCGGTTACGCCGTGGGCCACGTCGGCCTGTGGGGCACGATGATGATCATCGTCATCGGGCACATGGTCACGATCCCCACGGTGCTGGCCGTCTCCGAAATCGCCACGAACCGGCGCGTCGCCGGGGGTGGCGCATACTTCATCATAAGCCGCTCCTTCGGCACAACGATCGGCGGCTCGATCGGGATCGCCCTCTACCTGTCGCAGGCGATCTCAGTCGCCTTCTACCTGGTGGCCTTCGCCGAGGCGTTTCAGCCGATCCTCCAGTGGATCGGGGGCAGATTCGAGGTCGCACTCGGTCTCCAGTGGGTCAGCGTTCCCGGTCTCGCCGTCCTGGTCGCTCTCATGCTGACCAAGGGTGCCGACCAGGGGGTGCGCGTGCTGTGGGTCGTGTGCGGCATCCTGGCAGCGGTCATCGGGGCCTTCCTGCTCGGATCGGGACCCGAGGAGATCCGGCCCGACGGACTCAACCTGACATCAACCATTGCAAACCCCGACGGGTTCGGCGTCGTGTTCGCCACCTGCTTCCCCGCCTTCACAGGCATGATCGCAGGCCTCGGGCTGTCGGGTGATCTCAAGAACCCGATGCGCTCGATCCCGCTGGGAACCATCGGGGCGACCTTTGCCGGCATGGCCGTCTACGCGCTGGTGGCGATCAAGCTCGCGCAAAGCGCCACGCCGGACGCCCTGGCGGAGGACCAGTTCATCATGGCCCGCATCGCGCTCTGGGGCCCTTCCATATACATCGGGCTGGCCGCCGCGGCCTTCTCCTCCGCGCTCGGCTCCGTCATGGTTGCCCCGCGCACGCTGCAGGCGCTGGCCCGTGACCGCGTCTTCCCGGGTGGGAAGGTCAACGAACTCCTCGCTACCGGGCGGGGCGAGGCGGGCGAACCCATCAACGCCACCTACGTCTCCGTGGCGTTGGCAGCCGTGTTCGTGGCGCTTGGCGACATCGACTTCATCGCCCAGATCCTGAGCATGTTCTTCATGGTGACGTACGGCACCCTCTGTTCCGTGGCGTTCCTGGAGTACTTCGCGGGGAATCCGTCGTACCGCCCGACCTTCCGCTCCCGCTGGTACATATCGCTGATCGGCGCGGTGATGTGCGTGCTCATGATGATCCAGATGAGCGCCGTGTACGCGCTCCTCGCCATGGCGATCATGCTCGTCATCTACCTGGGGCTGAAGCGGTCGCGGCGCGGGGAACGGGATCTGGCCGCGATCCTGCAGGGGGCGATGTTCCAGCTCGTCCGCAGGCTCCAGATCATGCTCCAGAAGAACCAGAGCGCGCAGCAGGATGGCGGGTGGCGCCCGTCGTTCGTGGCGCTCACGCAGTTCGGCGACCGCCGCGTGGCCCAGTTCGACCTGCTTCGGTGGATCTCCCATCGCCACGGCTTCGGCCACTTCGTGCAGCACATGAAGGGTGAGTATGCACTGGACACGGAGCTGGCGGCCCGCGCCCAGCTCACGAAGCTGGTGAAGCGTTCCGACCTCAGCCGGGCGGGGACCTTCGTCGACACACTGATCGCGCCCTCCTTCGAGAACGCGGTCACGCAGGCGCTCCAGTACCCCGGCATCTCGGGCCTGCCCAACAACAGCATTCTGCTGGAATTCGACCAGCAGCACCCGGAGGAGATTCCGAGGCTGGAGCGGGCCATGCTCCTGGCGGCCTCATCCCGGTTCAACGTGGTAGTCCTGCGCTCCAGCACGTTCCGCTTCGGCTACCGCTCGTCGATCCATGTCTGGCTCACCCCGGAGACCCTGCCCAACGCGGCGATGATGCTGATGCTGGCCTACATCATCGTCGGTCATCCCGAATGGAGAACCGCCGAGATCCGCGTGTTCGCGTGCATCGGCACGGACGGGGATGCGCATGAAGCCGACCGGTTGTCCGCGCTCGTCGACCAGGGACGCCTGCCCATCGGGCGAAAGAACATCGAAACGCTGCCCGTCGAATCGCAGGCCAGGATCGAGTCCGAGGTGGAGTACCGGTCATCCGACGCGGATCTGGTGATCGCGGGGATTTCGGCGGAGCAGATGAAGGGGGGCAGCCTGACCGACGTTCTCCAAAGCCACAGGGCCGCGAACGACATCGTGTTCGTGCATGCCGTGGAAGAGATCGTCATCGACTGA
- a CDS encoding ABC transporter ATP-binding protein, which translates to MTDSAFGRRGAAESNGRPDATPLLSLNNIEVLYDDVILVLRGLSLEVAEGKIAALLGSNGAGKTTTLKAISGLLYVEDGEVSDGTIVFDGEEIQGMDAHRIVEKGVFQVLEGRRVFEHLTVRENLQAGAYTRGTRRGLNAETDRVYHYFPALAERRGQLAGHLSGGEQQMLALGRALMASPRMMLLDEPSLGLAPMLVENIFEIVRRINREEGTTILLVEQNARIALSVADYGYIMEGGRVVLEGAAEELRTNEDVKEFYLGLGDGGRRSYRDVKHYRRRKRWLS; encoded by the coding sequence ATGACGGATTCGGCCTTCGGCCGGCGCGGCGCGGCGGAGTCGAATGGGCGCCCGGATGCAACGCCGCTCCTCAGCCTCAACAACATCGAAGTCCTCTACGACGACGTGATCCTCGTGCTGCGGGGATTGTCGCTCGAGGTGGCGGAAGGCAAGATCGCGGCTCTCCTGGGCTCCAACGGCGCGGGAAAGACGACGACCCTCAAGGCCATTTCGGGGCTGCTGTACGTCGAAGACGGCGAGGTCAGCGACGGGACCATCGTCTTCGACGGCGAGGAGATCCAGGGGATGGACGCCCACCGCATCGTGGAGAAGGGAGTCTTCCAGGTGCTGGAGGGACGGCGGGTCTTCGAGCACCTGACCGTGCGCGAGAACCTGCAGGCGGGGGCGTACACACGCGGGACGCGGCGCGGCCTGAACGCGGAGACGGACAGGGTCTACCACTACTTTCCGGCGCTGGCCGAGCGGCGCGGGCAGCTCGCGGGTCATCTCTCGGGCGGCGAGCAGCAGATGCTGGCGCTGGGACGGGCGCTGATGGCATCTCCGCGCATGATGCTGCTCGACGAGCCCTCCCTCGGGCTGGCTCCGATGCTGGTTGAGAACATCTTCGAGATCGTGCGGCGCATCAATCGCGAGGAAGGGACCACGATTCTGCTGGTCGAGCAGAATGCACGCATCGCCCTGTCGGTGGCCGACTACGGCTACATCATGGAGGGAGGCCGGGTCGTGCTGGAGGGCGCCGCAGAGGAATTGCGCACCAACGAGGACGTGAAGGAATTCTACCTGGGGCTGGGCGATGGCGGACGGCGGTCGTACCGGGACGTGAAGCACTATCGGCGGCGGAAGCGGTGGTTGTCGTGA
- a CDS encoding branched-chain amino acid ABC transporter permease: MECGVFHTRYESDMGLRPRPAQRIRLAALALFVLVFPFLASTYWLDLANQVAIATVGAIGLNILVGYTGQISLGQGAFMAIGAYTAGLLTLNFGVPWGASVFCACILTAVAGTFFGLPSLRLKGLYLAIATLAAQEIVEWAMTHWTAVTGGTEAIVVPAPRLFGLRLNSTFNFYWLAVLTAAGTALFAANLFRSRIGRAFEAVRDQDVAASVIGVDVFRTKLLAFATSSFFVGLAGAMIAFYRNIVTWERFTLNTSIVYLAMIIVGGLGSIRGSFLGAALITLLPALITNLGRAIQDTAPEAASLLPYAQQAVFGIVIILFLIFEPRGLSKLWDNVKDYFHVWPFAYRRGESRAN; encoded by the coding sequence ATGGAGTGCGGGGTCTTCCACACCCGCTACGAGTCCGACATGGGACTTCGGCCGCGGCCCGCACAGCGGATCCGGCTCGCGGCTCTCGCCCTCTTCGTGCTCGTCTTCCCCTTCCTGGCCAGCACCTACTGGCTGGATCTGGCCAACCAGGTGGCCATCGCCACCGTGGGCGCCATCGGACTCAACATCCTAGTGGGCTACACGGGCCAGATCTCGCTGGGCCAGGGCGCCTTCATGGCGATCGGGGCCTACACCGCCGGACTCCTGACCCTCAACTTCGGGGTCCCCTGGGGCGCGAGCGTGTTCTGCGCCTGCATTCTCACCGCCGTGGCGGGCACCTTCTTCGGGCTCCCTTCCCTGCGTCTCAAGGGCCTGTACCTCGCCATTGCAACCCTGGCCGCGCAGGAGATCGTGGAGTGGGCGATGACCCACTGGACGGCAGTCACGGGCGGGACCGAGGCCATTGTCGTGCCCGCCCCGCGCCTGTTCGGCCTCCGCCTGAACAGCACCTTCAACTTTTACTGGCTGGCGGTACTCACGGCGGCCGGAACCGCGCTCTTCGCGGCCAACCTCTTCCGCAGCCGCATCGGCCGCGCCTTCGAGGCGGTGCGGGACCAGGACGTCGCGGCGAGCGTCATCGGGGTGGACGTCTTCCGCACCAAGCTGCTGGCTTTCGCGACCTCGTCGTTCTTCGTAGGGCTCGCGGGGGCGATGATCGCCTTCTACCGCAACATCGTCACCTGGGAGCGCTTCACGCTGAACACAAGCATCGTCTACCTGGCGATGATCATCGTCGGCGGCCTGGGCTCGATCCGCGGATCGTTCCTGGGAGCGGCACTGATCACGTTGCTCCCGGCGCTGATCACCAACCTGGGGCGCGCCATCCAGGATACGGCTCCCGAGGCGGCTTCCCTTCTCCCCTACGCGCAGCAGGCGGTGTTCGGGATCGTGATCATCCTCTTCCTCATCTTCGAGCCCCGGGGACTGTCCAAACTGTGGGACAATGTGAAAGACTACTTTCATGTGTGGCCGTTTGCGTACCGGCGCGGCGAGAGCCGGGCTAATTGA
- a CDS encoding ABC transporter substrate-binding protein, with protein sequence MSEMDCVHAGNGRRAVGWRKALTEARAKRWAAGVAMLLCAACGGDGAEVDDNSITVGAIFDLTGPTADVGTDYGDGVRGFADWINGQGGIEGRPIDLIFQDYGYQVDRAEQLYSQFVSEGAVIFMGWGTGDTEALRMRIAEDEIPFSSASLSHRLGNPAEAPYNFLLATTYSDQFRIALDWIATSHGEGTPIVALMHNASPFGLSPANQGGIEFAETRGIDLTLYEMPRGAVDFTAELSRIRQSGAHYVVFQNTSGPAAVALQNARSLGLDATFFCLNWCSNAQVVQLAGEAAEGLMGTMPYAPLTVDVPGTRVIHDYLASRGETAEGRTNAYTQGWWTFAAFAEGMRRVLAAGQELTGASIKAALETLSDYDMGGVTAPVTLTSTDHRGSKGLRIFRVEGGVWVPLTDFIQAPAS encoded by the coding sequence ATGAGCGAGATGGACTGCGTGCACGCCGGGAACGGACGACGGGCGGTGGGATGGAGGAAGGCGCTGACGGAGGCTCGAGCGAAGAGGTGGGCCGCGGGCGTGGCGATGCTCCTTTGCGCCGCCTGCGGGGGCGACGGCGCCGAAGTGGACGACAACAGCATTACCGTGGGCGCCATCTTCGACCTGACCGGACCCACGGCCGACGTCGGCACCGACTACGGTGACGGCGTGCGCGGCTTCGCCGACTGGATCAACGGGCAGGGGGGCATCGAGGGACGGCCGATCGACCTCATCTTCCAGGACTACGGATACCAGGTCGACCGCGCCGAGCAGCTCTACAGCCAGTTCGTGAGCGAGGGCGCGGTGATCTTCATGGGATGGGGCACGGGCGACACGGAGGCTCTGCGCATGCGCATCGCCGAGGACGAGATCCCTTTCAGTTCCGCGTCCCTGTCCCATCGGCTGGGGAATCCGGCCGAGGCCCCCTACAACTTCCTGCTGGCCACGACCTACAGCGACCAGTTCCGCATCGCCCTCGACTGGATCGCCACGAGCCACGGCGAGGGAACCCCGATCGTCGCGCTGATGCACAACGCGAGCCCCTTCGGGCTGTCGCCGGCGAACCAGGGCGGGATCGAGTTCGCCGAGACGCGGGGAATCGACCTCACGCTCTACGAGATGCCGCGCGGGGCGGTGGACTTCACGGCCGAGCTCTCGCGCATCCGTCAGAGCGGCGCCCATTACGTCGTCTTCCAGAACACCTCCGGGCCGGCAGCGGTGGCGCTCCAGAACGCACGCAGCCTGGGGCTCGACGCCACCTTCTTCTGCCTCAACTGGTGCTCCAACGCGCAGGTCGTTCAACTGGCCGGAGAGGCGGCCGAGGGGCTCATGGGGACGATGCCGTACGCGCCCCTGACGGTGGACGTGCCCGGGACGCGCGTGATTCACGACTATCTCGCCTCCAGGGGCGAGACCGCCGAGGGCAGGACCAATGCCTACACCCAGGGCTGGTGGACCTTCGCGGCATTCGCCGAGGGGATGCGCCGGGTGCTGGCGGCGGGCCAGGAACTCACCGGGGCGAGTATCAAGGCGGCGCTCGAGACGCTGTCCGACTACGACATGGGCGGGGTGACCGCTCCCGTGACCCTCACTTCCACGGACCACCGCGGCTCCAAGGGGCTGCGCATCTTCCGGGTGGAGGGCGGGGTCTGGGTTCCGCTCACGGACTTCATCCAGGCGCCGGCGTCCTGA